TCACCCCAAAAGAAGCCTGACCTAACGCGCCCAAATTGTTAAACGCTTCTAAAATTTCAACCACCGTTCCAAACAAACCAATAAAGGGGGCTGTAGAAGAGATAATGCTCAATACCACTAAACCGGTCGTGCTTTGCTTAAGAACTTGATGTTTCCAAGCCTGCAACAATTCATTAGAATACCTTTTGGTCTCATCATTTCTTTTTTTATTAAACATAAAATGCTCTGGAGCGTCTTGCGCCCCATTAAGAATGTTAGACAAAGATTGCATCTCGCGCTTGAGTTCAATCTTTAGCACAATGCTCTTATACAAAAAGACCCATAAAGTCATCACCAAATAGAGCGAAATCCAAACTAAAACAAGCATGGTAACAAACCCGCTCTTATTGAAAAAATAAACGATTGAATCTAACATGATTATCCCCTTAAAGAGACTCAATTTTAGCCAGCACGCTAGAGACCGCTAACCTGTCAGAGCTTGCGTCCTCTAAAAGCTTTTTAGCCCTAGAGATAGCATCATCTCTGTCATCTGATTCTTTTTTAATAAAGACCGCCCCATCGGCTAAAATATCCACCCATTCATTAGTAACTTCTGCATAGCCCCAATTGATCGCAATGTGCTCTTTTTGGTTTTCGGTTTCAATCTCAATCACTCCCGCTTGAAGCAAAGTAATCATGTTGCTATGCCCATAAAGCACCCCAAATTCCCCTTCAACTCCTGGCAACACAACGCTTTTAACCTCTCCTGTATAAACCTCCCCCTCAGGAACTACCACACTAATTTTCAACAAAGCCATCACAAAACCCTTAGGAATTTTTCATGTTTTTAGCTTTTTCTAAAACCTCTTGAATGCTGCCCACCATGTAAAACGCGTTCTCAGGAATATGATCGTATTTACCCTCTAAAATCCCTCCAAAGCCCTCTAAAGTCTCTTGAAGAGTCACGTATTTACCGGGACTTCCCGTAAACACTTCAGCCACAAAAAACGGCTGGGATAAAAACTTCTCAATTTTTCTGGCCCTTTCAACCGTTTTTTTATCCTCTTCGCTCAATTCGTCTAATCCCAAAATCGCAATAATGTCTTGCAAATCCTTGTATTTTTGCAAAACCTGCTGGATACCGGTAGCGACTTCATAGTGCTTCTCGCCGATCATTTGAGGGCTTAAAATCCTTGAAGTGGAATCCAAAGGATCAACTGCAGGATAAATCCCTTTTTCAGCGATCTTTCTATTCAACACCGTGGTCGCATCCAAATGTGCAAACACCGAAGCAGGAGCTGGGTCAGTTAAGTCATCGGCCGGCACATACACCGCTTGAACGGAAGTGATAGAGCCATTTTTAGTGGAAGCGATACGCTCTTGAAGTTTCCCCATTTCCCCGGCTAGCGTGGGCTGATACCCCACGGCTGAAGGGATACGGCCTAATAACGCACTCATTTCCGCACCGCTTTGAGCGTATCTAAAGATGTTATCAATGAACATCAACACATCTAAGCCCTTTTCATCACGAAAATACTCCGCCATTGTCAAGCCGGTGAATGCGATGCGATTCCTTGCGCCTGGTGGCTCATTCATTTGCCCATAGCACAGCGCGACTTTGTCTAAAACGCCCCCTTCTTTCATCTCAAAATACAGATCGTTCCCTTCTCTGGTGCGCTCCCCCACACCTGCAAACACCGAATACCCGTTATGCTTATAAGCCACATTATGGATAAGCTCCATAATGATCACCGTTTTCCCTACGCCAGCCCCGCCAAACAAGCCTACTTTACCGCCCTTAGAATAAGGCGCGAGCAAGTCAATGACTTTAATACCGGTTTCAAACATTTCTGTTTTAGTGCTTTGTTGCTCAAAACTAGGGGCTTTTCTGTGAATGGGCCAAGTTAAAGACGGCTTAAGCGGCTCTAAATTGTCAATGCTCTCGCCCACAACATTAAAAATACGCCCCAACACTTCTTCACCCACAGGCACTTCAATCATTTTGCCACGAGCTTTGACGATCTGGTTACGCACCAAGCCTTCTGTCATATCCATAGCAATCGCTCGCACCCGATTACCGCCCAAATGGGCCGCCACCTCTAAAACTAAAGCTTTTTGAGTGCCATTGACTTCAAAATTAATGTCTAACGCTTCAAAAATCGCCGGTAGATAGGATTCAAACTCCACATCTACCACCGGGCCTAAAACCTGAATGATTCTACCTTCCATCGCTTTCATCGCTCCTTATTTTAATGTAATTTTTATTTTAGGGCTTCTACGCCAGCATTGATTTCTACTAGCTCGGTCGTAATCGCCTCTTGTCTGGCTTTATTATAAGAAATGGTTAAAGTTTTAACCAAATCTTTAGCGTTATTCGTCGCTGTATCCATAGCCTGCATTCTAGCGCTATGCTCTGCGGCTAAAGAATCAATCAAAGCATAGTATAAACTATACTCCACATATTTTTCTGCCAAAGAGTCTAAAATTTCATATTCACTCCCACTTGGCTCGCTGGTAATAGTCTCTTGCGTCTCACTAGGCTGGGGGTTTTGGTGGATGATTTTATACCCAATAGGCAAAATTGTTTTGACTCTTATTTCTTGAGTGATCATGTTTTTAAAGCCATTATGAATGATAATCACCTTATCGGTTTTCCCACTCAAATAATCCTCTACCACTTTTTTCATGAATTCCTGCGCGCGTTCATAATTAGGCATAGAACTCAAATTATTGATCTTGTCTAAAACCTCTATCCCATTAAAGCTAAAATACTCATTGCCCTTTTTACCAATACCGCGCAAACGCACTTTAATGTCTTTTTCTTTGTATTCATTCGTGCATGCTAAAACTTTTTTAATGGTATTGGTGTTAAAACCCCCACAAAGCCCCTTATCGGCTGTGATAAAAATAATATCCACTTTTTTGATTTCAAGTCTTTCTAGTTCCCTAAAATACTTGCTTTGAATGTCTTCAATCCCTTGATTTTTCATCTTGGATAGCACATCATCAAACACGGCGTCTAGTTTCAGTGCATACGCTCTAGAATTTCTTGCAACTTCTTCGGCTTTTCTTAGCTTGGAAGTGGAAACGAGCTTCATCGCATGCGTGATTTTTTGCGTGTTTTTAACGCTTCCAATTTTCTTTCTAATGTCTCTTAAATTCGCCATATTCTAGCCGTCTCCTACTCGCTATAAGTGAGCTTAAATTCCTCTAAGACTTTTCTTAGCATGGCTTCTAAATCCTTATCCAGCGCTTTTTTAGTGTGGATTTCTTCTAAAACTTGGGGGTATTTTGCTTCCAAGAAAGGGTGCAGTTGCTCTTCAAAATCCACGACTTTTTTCACGCTCACGCTGTCTAAAAAGCCCTTAGCCCCAGCGTAAATAATGACCACTTGCTTTTCAATGGGCAAGGGCGAATAAGGGGCTTGTTTCAGCACTTCCACCATGCGTTGCCCCCTTTCTAATTGCTTTTTACTCGCTTCATCTAAATCAGAAGCGAATTGCGTGAAGGCTTGCAACTCTCTGTATTGCGCTAAATCCAGGCGCAAAGTCCCTGAAACCTGCTTGGTCGCTTTGATTTGAGCGGCCCCTCCAACCCTTGAAACCGACAAGCCCACATTAATAGCCGGGCGGATCCCTGAATAAAACAAATCCGTTTCTAAGAAAATTTGCCCGTCTGTAATAGAAATGATATTCGTAGGGATATAAGCTGAAACATCGCCCGCTTGAGTTTCCACAATAGGGAGTGCGGTCAAAGAGCCGGCACCCTTTTCATCGCAAAGTTTAGCCGCTCTTTCTAAAAGCCGTGAGTGGATATAAAACACATCTCCAGGAAAAGCCTCCCTACCTGGGGGTCTTCTCAAAATCAAAGAAATTTCTCTGTAAGCGACAGCATGCTTACTCAAATCATCATAAATGATTAGGGCATGGCGGGCATGATCTCTAAAGTATTCCCCCATAGCCACACCTGAATAAGGGGCTAAATATTGCATCGCAGCTGAATCGGAAGCCGAAGCGTTGATCACGACGCTGTATTCCATCGCTCCGTATTCTTCTAATTTGCGGACCACTTGCGCGACAGTGGATTCTTTTTGCCCAATAGCCACATAGATACAGATCACATTTTGCCCTTTTTGGTTAATGATTGCATCGATCGCTACGGTGGTTTTACCGGTTTGTTTATCCCCAATGATCAATTCCCTTTGCCCGCGCCCAATAGGCACCAACGCATCAATGGCTTTAATGCCAGTTTGTAAAGGCTCATGCACCGATTTTCTGTCCATAATGCCTGGGGCTTTTTGCTCTATTAGGCTAAACTCATTCGTTTCTATCTCACCCTTGCCATCAATAGGCTCACCCAAAGCGTTTAGCACACGCCCTACAACCGCATCGCCAACAGGAACTTTCATCAAATTCTTCGTGCGTTTAACGCCAGTCCCCTCTTTAATATTGTTGCCAAAACCAAACACAATCACGCCAACGCTATCTTCTTCTAAGTTAGCTGCAACGCCTTTATCCCCTGTTTCAAACTCCAGCACTTCATACGACATCACACCATTTAAGCCATAAACCTTAGCCACACCATCAGCGTATGAAACGACCTTGCCGACTTCAGCCATATCGCAATCAAGTTCAAAATTCTTGATCTTTTCTTCAATAACCGAGCTGATTTCTTCCAATTTTAGTTGGGACATTATCTTTATCTCCTTAGATTGATTAAATAGATTGAATAACCTGTTTTTCTATTTTCTTTAAAATATCTTCTTTAGAAAAGCCTATTTCTAAATCCAGGCTTGAAACGCTCAAAGAAACCCCTTTTTTAGACCAAGTGTCTTGAGCGATTTCTACAGGAGCGTTAAAACGTGCTTGCAATTTTTGCTGCACGGCTTCCAGCTCATTATTTTCAAGCTTTTGTGGGACTAAAAGCGTGGCTTCTAAAGTCTTTTTAGAATCAAAAGACAGCTCTTGAATGATCAATTCCAGCATCTCAAGCCTGTTATTTTTTAACACCACTTCCATTACAGGCTTTAACACTGAACATGCTTTTGTGGAAGTTATTTTTTCTAAGATTTCAAACACAACCTCTTTTTTCACTTTTAAAGAAACATGGGCTAACACCTGGTTGAGTTTGTGCAATTTTATGGCTTCTATTGCATTTTTAAGCCCCACAACAATTTCTTCCAATAACGCTAAATCGCTTTTAGTGTGGTTTTTCAACGCCTTAGCATAATGCTTAGAGATCACTTTTAAATCTTGCATTTAAAGCCTTTGTTTCAAAATATTCACGCAATCTTGTGCATTGAAAGAGACTTTTTTGCTCTCTCTTAGATCTTTAAAAACGCTTTCAACCAGCTCTCTTTTGATCTTTTTAACTTCTAAATCCATCAACGCCTTAGAATTTTTGATCAAATTTTCCACATCCATTTTGGTTTGCAATTCGTATTTTTGCGTGATCGTGTAAGCTTCTTTATTCGCATCAGAAATAATTAATTCAGCTTTTTCTTTGGCTTGCTCTAATTCCTTAAGGAGTTTTTTCTTATTTTCTTTACTCACTTTAAGTTGGGCTTGAATCTCTTCTAATCGTTTGGAGATTTCAAGGCTTTTGGAGTGCAAAAACGCTCGCAGTTTTTTAGCCAAAAAATACCACAAAATCCCCGCAAATAAGAGGAAATTTAAAGATCGCTCTATAATATCTGTTTGTGAAATATCCAATCCAGTAGCACACAAAGGGCTTAAAAGGATTAAAAACCCTAACACCATTTTAACTAACACCATCCATCAACTCCCTAAACCCATAGCCACACGCTTGTTTAATTCGTCTTCAAATACCGGCATTTGCACTTGCAACTGCTCTTTTAAGACTTGCTTTTCATTTTGTAATTGCTTCGCAAACGCTTCAAACTCTTGATTGAGTTCGTTCTCTTTTTGCTTGATCACAGCGTCATAGGACTCTGTAGCTTTTTGAATCGCTTCTGCTATCATTTCCCTACGCTTTTCAGCCGCTTCTTTAAGAAGAGTCTCAATTTGATGACCAATCTCCACACTTTGGGCATTATCCGTTTTGATTTTAGCCAAGCTATCCTTTATCTCTGCCTGTCTGTTATCCATAAAAGCCAACAAAGGTCTATACACCCAAACATTCATCGCCCACAACAATAACACAAACACTATAAAAACGACCGCCATTAAATAGGGGTTAACCGATATATTCATAACCTATTTCTTTCCTAAAATCCTACAAAATATTTGAAACTCGCATTTGTTATAAAAACATTAACTCTATCTTAACAAAAAATCGCTTAAAAATTGAGAATATCTAAGCATTAAGACATCATTTTTTTCATAAAAGCCTCTAAAAGAGAATTTTCATAACATCGTAAAATGATTTTATTCCCTTTCAAAGCCGCTTTAAGCTTGTAATGATCCCACAAACTTTGATTAAAGCGTTCTAATTCATCTTCAGCGATGAGCGTTTGGGTTTGCTTGAAACCATGTTTTTTATTTTCAAAATTTGCGTTTATTTTAAAATCACGCACTAAATCTTCCGTCTGGCGCACGCTGAGTTTCTGCCCTATGATGGAATTTAAAATCAATTCTTGTTTTTCTCCATCTAAACCCACCAAAACTTTTGCATGCCCTGAAGTGATTTTTTCTTCTAAAAGAGCGTTTTGAACCTTAGAAGAGAGCGTCAATAAACGCATGATATTAGCCACATGGGCTCTGGATTTTTTAACGATTTTAGACAGCTCTTCTTGGGTCATTTGATAGCTTTCAAGCAATTCTTTATAAGATCTAGCCAACTCCAAAGGGTTTAAATCTTCTCGCTGGATATTTTCAATCAAAGCGACTTCACGCATTTTTTCTTGCTCAATATCCACAACAATCGCTTTAATCGTAGGCATTTTAGCCAATTTGCTCGCTCTTAAACGCCTTTCACCAGCGATCAAATGGTAACGCCCGTTCTCACTCACCACCAAAACCGGTTGCAACAAACCATGTTCTTTAATGGATTGCGCTAATTCTTCTAAAGAATCTTCGCTAAAGACCTTCCTGGGCTGGTAAGGATTAGGCATCACCTCATCAATACCAAGCTCCACAACCCGATTCGCTCTTTCATACAGCCCTTGCTCATACACTTCATTGATTTCAGGGAAAATATCCGCTAAACCCCTACCCAACACTTTATTTTTTGCCATATGCTACCCTTGAAGAATGCTTTGAGCTAATTTTTGATAAGCGATACTGCCATTAGATTTAATATCATAGAGCAAGATGGGCTTACCAAAACTAGGCGATTCTGCTAGTTTCACGCTTTTAGGGATCATAATATACTCTCCTGTAACTGAATCTCTAAAAAACTCTGAGTCAAAATACTTAAACAATTCCGCTAAAACCCCTTTTGTCAAATTGAGCTGA
The Helicobacter pylori genome window above contains:
- the atpC gene encoding ATP synthase F1 subunit epsilon — protein: MALLKISVVVPEGEVYTGEVKSVVLPGVEGEFGVLYGHSNMITLLQAGVIEIETENQKEHIAINWGYAEVTNEWVDILADGAVFIKKESDDRDDAISRAKKLLEDASSDRLAVSSVLAKIESL
- a CDS encoding ParB/RepB/Spo0J family partition protein: MAKNKVLGRGLADIFPEINEVYEQGLYERANRVVELGIDEVMPNPYQPRKVFSEDSLEELAQSIKEHGLLQPVLVVSENGRYHLIAGERRLRASKLAKMPTIKAIVVDIEQEKMREVALIENIQREDLNPLELARSYKELLESYQMTQEELSKIVKKSRAHVANIMRLLTLSSKVQNALLEEKITSGHAKVLVGLDGEKQELILNSIIGQKLSVRQTEDLVRDFKINANFENKKHGFKQTQTLIAEDELERFNQSLWDHYKLKAALKGNKIILRCYENSLLEAFMKKMMS
- a CDS encoding F0F1 ATP synthase subunit B, translated to MVLVKMVLGFLILLSPLCATGLDISQTDIIERSLNFLLFAGILWYFLAKKLRAFLHSKSLEISKRLEEIQAQLKVSKENKKKLLKELEQAKEKAELIISDANKEAYTITQKYELQTKMDVENLIKNSKALMDLEVKKIKRELVESVFKDLRESKKVSFNAQDCVNILKQRL
- the atpG gene encoding ATP synthase F1 subunit gamma, with protein sequence MANLRDIRKKIGSVKNTQKITHAMKLVSTSKLRKAEEVARNSRAYALKLDAVFDDVLSKMKNQGIEDIQSKYFRELERLEIKKVDIIFITADKGLCGGFNTNTIKKVLACTNEYKEKDIKVRLRGIGKKGNEYFSFNGIEVLDKINNLSSMPNYERAQEFMKKVVEDYLSGKTDKVIIIHNGFKNMITQEIRVKTILPIGYKIIHQNPQPSETQETITSEPSGSEYEILDSLAEKYVEYSLYYALIDSLAAEHSARMQAMDTATNNAKDLVKTLTISYNKARQEAITTELVEINAGVEALK
- a CDS encoding F0F1 ATP synthase subunit delta produces the protein MQDLKVISKHYAKALKNHTKSDLALLEEIVVGLKNAIEAIKLHKLNQVLAHVSLKVKKEVVFEILEKITSTKACSVLKPVMEVVLKNNRLEMLELIIQELSFDSKKTLEATLLVPQKLENNELEAVQQKLQARFNAPVEIAQDTWSKKGVSLSVSSLDLEIGFSKEDILKKIEKQVIQSI
- a CDS encoding FoF1 ATP synthase subunit B', translated to MNISVNPYLMAVVFIVFVLLLWAMNVWVYRPLLAFMDNRQAEIKDSLAKIKTDNAQSVEIGHQIETLLKEAAEKRREMIAEAIQKATESYDAVIKQKENELNQEFEAFAKQLQNEKQVLKEQLQVQMPVFEDELNKRVAMGLGS
- the atpD gene encoding F0F1 ATP synthase subunit beta — protein: MEGRIIQVLGPVVDVEFESYLPAIFEALDINFEVNGTQKALVLEVAAHLGGNRVRAIAMDMTEGLVRNQIVKARGKMIEVPVGEEVLGRIFNVVGESIDNLEPLKPSLTWPIHRKAPSFEQQSTKTEMFETGIKVIDLLAPYSKGGKVGLFGGAGVGKTVIIMELIHNVAYKHNGYSVFAGVGERTREGNDLYFEMKEGGVLDKVALCYGQMNEPPGARNRIAFTGLTMAEYFRDEKGLDVLMFIDNIFRYAQSGAEMSALLGRIPSAVGYQPTLAGEMGKLQERIASTKNGSITSVQAVYVPADDLTDPAPASVFAHLDATTVLNRKIAEKGIYPAVDPLDSTSRILSPQMIGEKHYEVATGIQQVLQKYKDLQDIIAILGLDELSEEDKKTVERARKIEKFLSQPFFVAEVFTGSPGKYVTLQETLEGFGGILEGKYDHIPENAFYMVGSIQEVLEKAKNMKNS
- the atpA gene encoding F0F1 ATP synthase subunit alpha — translated: MSQLKLEEISSVIEEKIKNFELDCDMAEVGKVVSYADGVAKVYGLNGVMSYEVLEFETGDKGVAANLEEDSVGVIVFGFGNNIKEGTGVKRTKNLMKVPVGDAVVGRVLNALGEPIDGKGEIETNEFSLIEQKAPGIMDRKSVHEPLQTGIKAIDALVPIGRGQRELIIGDKQTGKTTVAIDAIINQKGQNVICIYVAIGQKESTVAQVVRKLEEYGAMEYSVVINASASDSAAMQYLAPYSGVAMGEYFRDHARHALIIYDDLSKHAVAYREISLILRRPPGREAFPGDVFYIHSRLLERAAKLCDEKGAGSLTALPIVETQAGDVSAYIPTNIISITDGQIFLETDLFYSGIRPAINVGLSVSRVGGAAQIKATKQVSGTLRLDLAQYRELQAFTQFASDLDEASKKQLERGQRMVEVLKQAPYSPLPIEKQVVIIYAGAKGFLDSVSVKKVVDFEEQLHPFLEAKYPQVLEEIHTKKALDKDLEAMLRKVLEEFKLTYSE
- a CDS encoding MotA/TolQ/ExbB proton channel family protein, which encodes MLDSIVYFFNKSGFVTMLVLVWISLYLVMTLWVFLYKSIVLKIELKREMQSLSNILNGAQDAPEHFMFNKKRNDETKRYSNELLQAWKHQVLKQSTTGLVVLSIISSTAPFIGLFGTVVEILEAFNNLGALGQASFGVIAPIISKALIATAAGILAAIPAYSFYLILKRKVYDLSVYVQMQVDILSSKK